In a genomic window of Prochlorococcus marinus subsp. marinus str. CCMP1375:
- a CDS encoding metallophosphoesterase family protein produces the protein MARFIHTADWQIGKPYLQIKDEQKRFKLRQERLNVIGRIRDKTREVGSQFVLIAGDLFDSPTPSTSTVTEVLETIGEMQVPTFVIPGNHDHGALGTVWHSNDFIKHQKQLAPNLKILLNSQPVEIEEAVIFPCPLLRNKSNADPTLWLKTLDWNSVSSLKPRIILAHGGVHEFSGRDYILDEEAQPNANNIINLKEVPDKEIDYIALGDWHNLKQVSQKAWYSGTPEPDRFNQGENNQRGQILEVDVSRNGAAQVKAIPTGRLQWHNMNFKFHSDDDLNRFEREIEALTAGRVARDLLRVEISGELSLAGHRKYELLKTDLENKLLRLRIKGECHQTPKSDELEELTRSTEDPLIAKVASQLQEQLKKEKDQASEKAYVIRIALCQLYKFAGKN, from the coding sequence TTGGCACGCTTCATCCACACAGCAGATTGGCAGATTGGGAAGCCATATCTTCAAATAAAGGATGAGCAAAAGCGTTTCAAGCTTAGACAAGAACGGCTCAACGTTATTGGTCGTATTCGAGATAAAACAAGAGAGGTTGGATCTCAATTCGTCCTCATTGCAGGAGACTTATTTGATTCTCCGACGCCTTCGACATCTACTGTCACAGAAGTTTTAGAAACTATCGGGGAGATGCAAGTTCCAACATTTGTTATCCCAGGCAATCATGATCACGGGGCACTTGGAACAGTTTGGCATAGCAATGACTTCATTAAACACCAAAAACAATTGGCCCCAAACCTTAAGATTTTGCTTAACTCTCAACCAGTTGAGATTGAAGAAGCAGTAATTTTTCCTTGCCCATTATTACGAAATAAGAGCAATGCTGATCCAACTCTATGGTTAAAAACTTTGGACTGGAATTCAGTGTCCTCCTTAAAGCCAAGGATTATTCTTGCTCACGGTGGAGTTCATGAGTTCAGTGGACGTGATTACATCTTGGATGAAGAAGCTCAACCCAATGCAAACAACATCATTAATTTAAAAGAGGTTCCAGACAAAGAAATTGACTACATTGCCTTAGGTGACTGGCACAATCTAAAGCAAGTTAGTCAAAAAGCATGGTACTCGGGGACTCCAGAACCTGATCGTTTCAATCAAGGGGAGAATAATCAACGTGGTCAGATTTTAGAAGTAGATGTTTCCCGAAATGGGGCCGCACAAGTTAAAGCAATCCCTACTGGTCGACTTCAATGGCACAACATGAATTTTAAGTTTCATAGTGACGATGACCTTAACCGATTTGAACGCGAAATAGAAGCTTTAACAGCTGGTCGTGTTGCACGTGATTTGTTGAGGGTTGAAATAAGTGGCGAGTTAAGTCTTGCTGGCCATCGTAAATATGAGCTGTTAAAAACGGATTTAGAAAATAAATTATTGCGACTGCGAATTAAAGGAGAATGTCACCAAACGCCTAAATCAGATGAACTAGAAGAACTGACAAGGTCAACTGAAGATCCATTAATCGCTAAAGTAGCAAGTCAACTTCAAGAACAATTAAAGAAAGAAAAAGATCAAGCTTCTGAAAAGGCTTACGTTATTCGTATCGCACTTTGTCAGTTATACAAATTTGCTGGGAAAAATTAA